The genomic DNA CCGGTTTTCAACTTTATGGCGGGCCTTTAATTATCGTCGATTTCGGAACTGCCACCACTTTTTGCAGTATTTCCAAAAAAGGAGAATACCGCGGAGGGGTCATCGCGCCGGGTCTCCAGATTTCTGCGGAAGCGTTGTTTCAGAGGGCAGCCAAACTTCCCCGCATCGAACTGGTCAAACCCGAGAAGGTGATCGGTAAAGATACAATCACGAGTATGCAGTCTGGTATCATCCTCGGTTATGTCGGACTCGTTGAAAAATTAATCGAAAAAATAAAGAAAGAGACCGGAGAAAAAGCAAAAGTCATCGCAACAGGCGGTTTGGCGGGACTTATCGCACCGGAAACCCGGTCGATCGATCAGGTCAATCCAAATCTAACTTTGGAAGGATTGCGGATTATCTCTGAATTAAATCAAAAGAGTCATTAAGGAGAGTTGAGTTGAAAAATATCGGAAAACTGGAGACCTTCTCGAATCCAAATCCAGAGCGTGACTATGAAATTCAATTTGAATGCCCGGAATTCACCTGTCTCTGTCCGAGGACTGGTCAACCTGATTTTGCGACAATCAGAATCAACTATGTGCCGGATCAACTCTGTGTTGAATTGAAATCGTTGAAACTATATTTGTGGTCCTACCGAAATGAAGGGGCCTTTCACGAAGCTGTCACAAACAAGATAATGGATGATCTCGTTCAATCCCTAAACCCCCGGCAGATGAAAGTGACCGGAGATTTTTATGTCAGGGGGGGGATTCATACCATCGTCACAGTGACCCATTTTATGGAGGTCAGGAAGGGCAAAGGCGGGAAGGGTTAGAGTGTAAAATCCTTCACCCTGACGCTTCACGCCTTACAGATAAATCTCCGACCCCGTTGATTTAAACTCTTCCGCTTTCTCTTTCATTCCCAAAACAAGTGCCTCCTTTTCTTCCAGTTCTTTCTGCACAGCGTACTGCCGGACATCTTCAGTGATCTTCATCGAGCAGAAATGAGGTCCGCACATTGAACAGAAGTGGGCCACCTTTGCGTTTTCAGTGGGCAGTGTCTGATCGTGAAACGACCTGGCCGTTTCAGGATCGAGCGAAAGATTAAACTGATCTTCCCATCTAAATTCAAAACGCGCATCGGAAAGAGCATTATCCCTGTTCTGGGCGCCCGGATGTCCTTTCGCCAGATCAGCCGCATGGGCGGCGATTTTATAAGTAATGACGCCAGTCTTGACATCTTCCTTTGTGGGAAGTCCAAGATGTTCTTTCGGTGTCACATAACAGAGCATGGCACATCCGTACCATCCGATCATCGCTGCGCCAATTCCAGATGTAATATGGTCATATCCGGGCGCAATATCTGTCGTAAGCGGTCCCAGAGTGTAGAATGGGGCTTCATGGCACTCCTTGAGCTGTTTTTCCATATTGACTTTTATCAGATGCATCGGCACATGGCCCGGCCCTTCAATCATCGTCTGAACGTCATTTTTCCAGGCTATTTTTGTTAGCTCCCCCAGCGTTTCCAATTCTCCAAACTGAGCCGGGTCGTTGGCGTCGGCCAGTGACCCAGGACGGAGTCCATCCCCAAGACTAAATGAAATGTCGTACGCTTTCATGATTTCACAAATTTCCTCAAAGTGAGTATAGAGGAAATTTTCCTGATGATGCGCCAGGCACCATTTGGCCATAATGGCTCCCCCTCTGGAAACTATTCCTGTTTTACGATTCGCTGTCATCGGAACGTAACGCAACAAAACCCCCGCATGTATCGTAAAATAATCCACGCCCTGCTCGGCTTGTTCGATCAGAGTATCTCGGTAAAGTTCCCAGGTCAGCTCTTCCGCTTTTCCGTTCACCTTCTCAAGAGACTGGTAAATCGGGACGGTTCCGATGGGTACCGGCGCGTTCCGGATGATCCATTCCCGAGTTTCATGAATGTTTTTTCCGGTTGAAAGGTCCATGACCGTATCTGAGCCCCAGCGAATCGCCCAAATCATTTTCTCGACCTCTTCTTCAATGGTGGAAGCCACCGCTGAATTACCGATATTAGCATTGATTTTGACCAGGAAATTTCTTCCAATGATCATCGGTTCAAGCTCGGGATGATTGATATTAGCTGGAATGATCGCCCTTCCACGGGCGACTTCATCCCGGACGAATTCAGGTGTAATACGGGAAGGAATTGACGCGCCGAACGATTCGCCGGGATGTTGGAGTATCCCTTTCCCGTTCTGTTCTGCTTCTTCCATCATCTGATTTTCACGAATCGCAATAAATTCCATCTCAGGCGTGATCATTCCTCTTCGGGCATAATACATCTGGGTCACATTTCTCCCCGTCTTTGCCTTCAACGGCTTGCGAATATGTTGGTACCGAAGTTCAGACAGTTTGGGATCTTCGGCTCTTTTCCGTCCATATTCCGAAGAAGAGTTGTGAAGAACTTCGACATCCTTTCGGCTTAAAATCCATCCTGAGCGAAGGGGTTCTAATCCCCGCCGGATATCCACTTTCACTTTCGGGTCGGTATAGGGACCGGCCGTATCATAAACTAGTAAAGGCGTACGACCTCCGGTCAGCGGGATTTCACGCATGGGGACTTCAACCCCATTCATCGAACCTTTAATATAAACTTTTCTCATTTGCCTTTCCTTTCAAATAAAATGATTCCCTGCTTCTGTCATGAAACGGGTCATCCATGAAGACAAAAAAAAACCGAGTCAACTTTTCAGGGACACGGTTTCATTTGAATATTATTAACCGCTTCCCTTCGCTGGCATTATCCAGAGCAGGTTCAAAGGGTTGTCCTTTCATCATTGAAAGACTCTCAGCCTGGGGCACCCCTTGCGAAAATATAGTTTTGATTTTAAGCTTGTCTTTTATCCGAAGTCAAATTAATTAGCTCTTAATTCGGTGTAGGTCTAATGAATGGAGATGGAAGAAACGAGGTTATGTGATTGAAGAGCCAAAAAGGGTCTAACAGTTAAACCTTGAAATTCTATTTTCTACAGATGCTGATGAAGGGTAATTACCACACAGACTGACATGATCAATAGGAAAAACTCTCCCAAAATGGACTCCTTTTGCTAATAGGTTCAAACGCGGTCGTAAACAACCCTAATATATAGCAATTTCCTTGCCAGATGCAATTTAATTCTAAATTATTGATTATAAAGGAATTTAAAGCTAGATGAACATGGGAAGATTTCACTCATTCGTATTCCGCAGAAAAACCTCGAATATTCTGGCAAAAAGGGAAATTATTTTCCTTTTATTCTCTGACATTTCTATGTCAGGTTGCTCAAAAACTTACAAATGCCCCCTAACGGGGACTTCGGTATTTTGAAATTTTAAAAAGGAAGGTCGTGTGGCACCGGCAGCTTTGAGAACGACGCAGACGTCCTTTGTCGGTACGTAGAGGAGACCGAAAAGCGAGAACAAAACAGTTGAATTTTTTCAGCAACCTGCTCTTAGAAAAGCATGGAGAGGGCAAATTCCCCTCTCGCCTCATTTGGCACCGAGTCCGAATCAATCTGACTGCTCTTACTCCCCATTGCCGCTCCAATATCAAGATTCATTAACCAAAAATTGAAGCCCAACCCCACTGTATAAACCGGTCCAATATCGCTCTCAGCAAGATTCTTATAAATACCCCCGCGGATTTGCAGAAATTTAAGTACGTTGAGTTCTAGGCCTCCAGCGAGATTTTGATACTTATAATCCCCTCCTGAAATTGTCGAGTCATTCCGAGTAAGATCCAAATCCGCAGCTAACATGAGAAAACTGAGCGGTTTATAAGCAACGCCAGTACGAACCTGTGGAAGCTCCCGAATTGAATCGTCGGGTCCCCCGGACGGCAGGGAGGGCATGGCGAATGAAGGTCCATTCAGGTTTCGTCCGACCATTCCAAACCGAAGTTTGTCACCGAATCGATATAAAATTCCCAAATCCAGGCCAAAATTCTGGCTCTCCTTGTAACTATTCGGACTATCCTTTGCCGCAGTTAATTGATCGCCAAATTTCTTATCAAATACCGGAACTGAAACCTGGTACGCCTTCCCTTGCATAAATTTGAGATTACCTCCAACGGCAAAATCTGTTGTGATGGATCTTCCGTAGGTCAATGGAATCTCCGAAACAATTATTCCTCTGAAAATGAGAGCCGAACGATTATTGGCCAATGCCCCGCCCGACGGTGCATTATTCGCAAGTTGTGCCGTGGTCAAGAGATCAGCGGAAGCAGCGCTAGGAGATGGAACACTTGCGCCGGGAACAGCTGCTGCTGCTGTAAGGGCACAATCGGCTGAAGTCACATAGTTAGTGGCCTGGGTACTACTCCAGTTTGCGAGATTTTGAATCTGACTAATCAAACCTGCAGGATTCGAAATATAACCTCCCGTACAGGGCGACGTTGCAAAAAATGAGTTTGTAGCGCTATTGAATTGACTCATAAAATTTCCGGAAGTTCCGGTAGAAATATTGGCCAGATCAAGACTTGGAATTGCAGACAAATCCCAGAACTGGTATCCACCTATTCCGAAATGTCCAAACTGGATTCTTAATCCCCCTTCGTTTAAGACCGTAACAGCTCGATTCGGATTGTCACCAAACACTTTCAGTTCGTTAACCAACTCAACAAATTCGCTGACCTGACTGGCCGTAAGGGTCGCATTTCCGTTTATTGCCGTCTGTAACGCACCAAAATCATGTTTTTCGATAGCGCTGATTTCCGAACCCATATCTTCATGAATTTGGGCTCCAACCCCGGCATTGACCTCCCAACTCCACTTTCTCTTGCCGTAATCTCCCCCTTCGGAATCTTTAAAAAAACCAAAAGCCGCCGGATTCCAATAATCCGCTGTGGCGTCATTTGCGACCGCCACATTGGCTCCACCCATTCCGAGTGCCCTGGGCCCAACGATACTCCATTCCCTAGCGTCGATGGAATGCGCCGATAGGAACGAAACCCCCAAAATAAACATAATGAAACCACCTATTCGTTTAATCTTAATCATTATTAAATACCCCTTTCTCAGAAGATGGTATTAAGATAAAATCTGGTTATTTCAGGCTGTTCAAAAGGCTTCAGTTGTCCCCTGCCGAGGACTTCCTCATTCAAACCTTCAAGTTGAGGGTCGCTAGCCGCTGGAGTGAGGCAACCGGAGTGTACAGGGTTAGTACATGAGGATTGCCGAGCGACGAGAACAATGCAAATGATGCATTTTCAACAGCCTGTCCTCATTAATGAGGCATTTCTTTAAAAAGCAAAGTAAGCAAATCATCGGTTAAATTCGCCAATTTTGGTTTGAAAATCGTATATTCTTCAATCAGTTCGTGATTTGCCTTCCAAATGACTGTCCCTTTGGAACTGTCGATCAGCTTAACTCCCAAGCCCACTCGGGCCACTTTGTTCCCGTCCTGCCGTCCGTATCCCCACGAGGTGACATAAGTCAGAAACAGAGCTTCCGCGCTTAAACTTTCCCTAAGCTTTTCGGACAGGTTCGGATCAGAAACGCCAAGCGTGTTGAGTTGCTGGATATATTTCCCCAGACTGTCGGAAAGTTCACCCGACTGGATCATCTGGGATTTAACGTTTCCGGCATCCACCACATTGGAAAACCATTTCGTTTTAACCAGCTTACTCGAAACCGCATTCTCAACGACCTCCCGGGAGGACTCGTGTTCACCGATAGTTGCCGGCAGAACAGCGATGGTTCTGGGGTGAAAATGTTTCGAATCCGGGCTTAACTGACTATAATTGATACTCGAACATCCCGATAGAAAAACAACGGCCCAAATTATAACAAATGGCTTCAACCCCTCACCCGACCTATTTCCCTCTATATCAATTCGATTTTGTTTCCCGGATCAGATTTACTTTAGCAGCCATAATAAAATCATTTTCATGAAGTCCTTTGATCTTGTGTGTATAAAAAGTAACCACGCTGTATCCCCAACCCAGAGTCAAATCAGGATGATGTCCCTCGGCTTCAGCAAGTTCACCCACTTGACTGACAAACCGGAGAGCAGACGCAAAATCACTGAAATAAAACTTTCTCTCAATCCGATCGGGTTCCTTTTTGAGAACCCAGTCCGGTATTTCAAGCAGGAGTTTTTCCGCTTCTTCTTGTTTCAAAGGTGGAATCCCTCCCCGGCAGGGAACACACTTTTTTGTGTTCAGCGGCATTGAGCCTCTCCTATCCTTTTGGAGTATTATTCTTTTCCACAAACTTCCTGATATCTTCGAGATGATCCAAAATCAATTTGGCCTTTTTAACTCCAAATTGAAATGGAAATTTATCGTCAGGTCCCTGACTCAGGACGATCATCGGATTTCCTTTAAATTCTGATTCGGACGCGGGCATATCAGGTTACTCCTTCTTTTTGAGGTTAAATCTCGGATAGCGCATTTAAAATCTTTTTGCTATCGTATTAAATATGAAGGTGACTGTCAAAGTAAAACCGAACGCTAAGTCAGATAAATTGGTAGAATTGTCGCAAACTGAATTTTCCGCTTCGGTCAAAGCGCCCCCACAAGACGGTAAGGCGAATTCAGCTCTTATTGAACTGTTGTCAAACCATTTTAAGGTGCCCAGGAAACAGATCAGTCTCCTGAGAGGCGCGTCATCCAGGAATAAATTATTTGAAATTCTATAACGATTTTAAAATGTCCATCACTTTGGGAACGATAACGCCCCAGTTTCCTCCAGGCATCTTATTTACCGAGACGAAATTCTCCATCATGAATACG from Nitrospirota bacterium includes the following:
- the traF gene encoding conjugal transfer protein TraF, whose product is MIKIKRIGGFIMFILGVSFLSAHSIDAREWSIVGPRALGMGGANVAVANDATADYWNPAAFGFFKDSEGGDYGKRKWSWEVNAGVGAQIHEDMGSEISAIEKHDFGALQTAINGNATLTASQVSEFVELVNELKVFGDNPNRAVTVLNEGGLRIQFGHFGIGGYQFWDLSAIPSLDLANISTGTSGNFMSQFNSATNSFFATSPCTGGYISNPAGLISQIQNLANWSSTQATNYVTSADCALTAAAAVPGASVPSPSAASADLLTTAQLANNAPSGGALANNRSALIFRGIIVSEIPLTYGRSITTDFAVGGNLKFMQGKAYQVSVPVFDKKFGDQLTAAKDSPNSYKESQNFGLDLGILYRFGDKLRFGMVGRNLNGPSFAMPSLPSGGPDDSIRELPQVRTGVAYKPLSFLMLAADLDLTRNDSTISGGDYKYQNLAGGLELNVLKFLQIRGGIYKNLAESDIGPVYTVGLGFNFWLMNLDIGAAMGSKSSQIDSDSVPNEARGEFALSMLF
- the thiC gene encoding phosphomethylpyrimidine synthase ThiC yields the protein MRKVYIKGSMNGVEVPMREIPLTGGRTPLLVYDTAGPYTDPKVKVDIRRGLEPLRSGWILSRKDVEVLHNSSSEYGRKRAEDPKLSELRYQHIRKPLKAKTGRNVTQMYYARRGMITPEMEFIAIRENQMMEEAEQNGKGILQHPGESFGASIPSRITPEFVRDEVARGRAIIPANINHPELEPMIIGRNFLVKINANIGNSAVASTIEEEVEKMIWAIRWGSDTVMDLSTGKNIHETREWIIRNAPVPIGTVPIYQSLEKVNGKAEELTWELYRDTLIEQAEQGVDYFTIHAGVLLRYVPMTANRKTGIVSRGGAIMAKWCLAHHQENFLYTHFEEICEIMKAYDISFSLGDGLRPGSLADANDPAQFGELETLGELTKIAWKNDVQTMIEGPGHVPMHLIKVNMEKQLKECHEAPFYTLGPLTTDIAPGYDHITSGIGAAMIGWYGCAMLCYVTPKEHLGLPTKEDVKTGVITYKIAAHAADLAKGHPGAQNRDNALSDARFEFRWEDQFNLSLDPETARSFHDQTLPTENAKVAHFCSMCGPHFCSMKITEDVRQYAVQKELEEKEALVLGMKEKAEEFKSTGSEIYL
- a CDS encoding type III pantothenate kinase, with product MLLTVDIGNSNIVLGLFQKKLLMGEWRISSQPYRTVDEYAILMEDLFSLKKFLPDEIDRVILSSVVPPLTPVFKEISEKYFHTDPMVVTDQLKLGLSFCYENPGEIGADRMVNAVAGFQLYGGPLIIVDFGTATTFCSISKKGEYRGGVIAPGLQISAEALFQRAAKLPRIELVKPEKVIGKDTITSMQSGIILGYVGLVEKLIEKIKKETGEKAKVIATGGLAGLIAPETRSIDQVNPNLTLEGLRIISELNQKSH
- the queF gene encoding NADPH-dependent 7-cyano-7-deazaguanine reductase QueF: MKSKESLRRVELKNIGKLETFSNPNPERDYEIQFECPEFTCLCPRTGQPDFATIRINYVPDQLCVELKSLKLYLWSYRNEGAFHEAVTNKIMDDLVQSLNPRQMKVTGDFYVRGGIHTIVTVTHFMEVRKGKGGKG
- a CDS encoding 4a-hydroxytetrahydrobiopterin dehydratase; amino-acid sequence: MPLNTKKCVPCRGGIPPLKQEEAEKLLLEIPDWVLKKEPDRIERKFYFSDFASALRFVSQVGELAEAEGHHPDLTLGWGYSVVTFYTHKIKGLHENDFIMAAKVNLIRETKSN
- a CDS encoding DUF167 domain-containing protein — encoded protein: MKVTVKVKPNAKSDKLVELSQTEFSASVKAPPQDGKANSALIELLSNHFKVPRKQISLLRGASSRNKLFEIL